In a single window of the Micromonospora inositola genome:
- a CDS encoding valine--tRNA ligase has translation MTERLDARRPDAPTLAGQYQPGEVEQRRYEQWVAAGHFRASAESDKPPFTIVIPPPNVTGSLHMGHAFEHTLMDALTRRKKMQGFEALWLPGMDHAGIATQNLVERQLAGEGLSRHDLGREKFVERVWQWKAESGGAILGQMRRLGDAVDWDRERFTMDEGLTRAVQTMFKKLFEDGLIYRANRIINWCPRCLTALSDIEVEHTDDEGELISIRYSDDVVVATTRAETMLGDTAVAVHPDDPRYQHLIGTEVAVPLTDRRIPIVADEHVDPAFGTGMVKVTPAHDPNDFEIGQRHDLPALTIMDERGVITAHGPFQGLDRYEARPAIVAALREQGRIVAEKRPYVHAVGHCSRCRTTVEPRLSLQWFVNTAPLAKAAGDAVRDGRVKIEPAELAKRYFAWVDNMHDWCISRQLWWGHRIPVWYGPDGEIVCVGPDEAPPTGEGWRQDEDVLDTWFSSGLWPFSTLGWPERTPDLAKFYPTSVLVTGYDILFFWVARMMMFGLYAMDGVQPFDVVALHGMVRDEHGKKMSKSFGNVVDPLDWIDRFGADATRFTLARGANPGQDVPVSEEWCQGSRNFCNKLWNATRFALLNGAHTDGPLPEAGTLSTVDRWILSRLAHVTAEVDEQFEAYEFAKVCDLLYHFAWDDVCDWYVELSKPVLAEGGPAADATRRVLGHVLDQLLRLLHPVIPFVTDELWSALTGAETVLTAAWPVADRTLVDDAAEGEVGTLQRVVTEIRRFRSDQGLRPTQRVAARLDGLAPAGIAAHEPLIRSLVRLDAPTGDFQASATLAMPGEVSVALDTRGSIDVAAERARLTKDRSAAEKEAAQARAKLDNPAFVGKAPEPVVAKIRERLAVAEADLIRIDAALEALPS, from the coding sequence AGCACACGCTGATGGACGCCCTCACCCGGCGGAAGAAGATGCAGGGCTTCGAGGCGCTCTGGCTGCCCGGCATGGACCACGCCGGCATCGCCACCCAGAACCTGGTCGAACGGCAGCTGGCCGGCGAGGGCCTGTCCCGGCACGACCTGGGCCGGGAGAAGTTCGTCGAGCGGGTCTGGCAGTGGAAGGCCGAGTCCGGTGGCGCCATCCTCGGCCAGATGCGCCGGCTCGGCGACGCCGTGGACTGGGACCGTGAGCGCTTCACCATGGACGAGGGCCTGACCCGGGCCGTCCAGACCATGTTCAAGAAGCTCTTCGAGGACGGGCTCATCTACCGGGCCAACCGGATCATCAACTGGTGCCCGCGCTGCCTGACCGCCCTGTCCGACATCGAGGTGGAGCACACCGACGACGAGGGTGAGCTCATCTCCATCCGCTACAGCGACGACGTGGTGGTGGCCACCACCCGGGCGGAGACGATGCTCGGCGACACCGCGGTGGCCGTCCACCCCGACGACCCGCGGTACCAGCACCTGATCGGCACCGAGGTGGCGGTCCCCCTCACCGACCGGCGGATCCCGATCGTCGCCGACGAGCACGTCGACCCGGCCTTCGGCACCGGCATGGTGAAGGTGACCCCGGCGCACGACCCGAACGACTTCGAGATCGGCCAGCGGCACGACCTGCCCGCACTGACGATCATGGACGAGCGGGGCGTCATCACCGCGCACGGCCCGTTCCAGGGCCTGGACCGGTACGAGGCCCGCCCGGCGATCGTCGCCGCGCTGCGCGAGCAGGGCCGGATCGTGGCCGAGAAGCGGCCGTACGTGCACGCGGTGGGGCACTGCTCCCGCTGCCGTACGACCGTCGAACCGCGGCTGTCGCTGCAGTGGTTCGTCAACACCGCCCCGCTGGCCAAGGCGGCCGGTGACGCGGTCCGCGACGGCCGGGTGAAGATCGAGCCGGCAGAGCTGGCCAAGCGGTACTTCGCCTGGGTCGACAACATGCACGACTGGTGCATCTCCCGGCAGCTCTGGTGGGGCCACCGCATCCCGGTCTGGTACGGCCCGGACGGCGAGATCGTCTGCGTCGGCCCCGATGAGGCGCCGCCCACCGGCGAGGGCTGGCGCCAGGACGAGGACGTCCTCGACACCTGGTTCTCCAGCGGACTGTGGCCGTTCTCCACCCTCGGCTGGCCCGAGCGGACCCCGGACCTGGCGAAGTTCTACCCGACTAGCGTGCTGGTCACCGGGTACGACATCCTCTTCTTCTGGGTCGCCCGGATGATGATGTTCGGCCTGTACGCGATGGACGGCGTCCAGCCGTTCGACGTGGTCGCCCTGCACGGCATGGTCCGCGACGAGCACGGCAAGAAGATGTCGAAGTCGTTCGGCAACGTGGTCGACCCGCTGGACTGGATCGACCGGTTCGGCGCCGACGCCACCCGGTTCACCCTCGCCCGGGGCGCCAACCCCGGGCAGGACGTGCCGGTCAGCGAGGAGTGGTGCCAGGGCTCCCGCAACTTCTGCAACAAGCTCTGGAACGCCACCCGGTTCGCGCTGCTGAACGGCGCGCACACCGACGGCCCGCTGCCGGAGGCCGGGACGCTGTCGACCGTCGACCGGTGGATCCTGTCCCGGCTGGCGCACGTCACCGCCGAGGTGGACGAGCAGTTCGAGGCGTACGAGTTCGCGAAGGTCTGCGACCTGCTGTACCACTTCGCCTGGGACGACGTCTGCGACTGGTACGTGGAGCTGAGCAAGCCGGTGCTCGCCGAGGGCGGCCCGGCCGCCGACGCCACCCGCCGGGTGCTCGGGCACGTGCTGGACCAGCTGCTGCGGCTGCTGCACCCGGTGATCCCGTTCGTCACCGATGAGCTGTGGAGCGCCCTGACCGGCGCCGAGACGGTGCTGACCGCCGCCTGGCCGGTGGCCGACCGTACGCTGGTCGACGACGCCGCGGAAGGCGAGGTCGGCACCCTCCAGCGGGTGGTGACCGAGATCCGCCGGTTCCGGTCGGACCAGGGGCTGCGGCCGACGCAGCGGGTCGCGGCCCGGCTGGACGGCCTCGCGCCGGCGGGCATCGCCGCGCACGAGCCGCTGATCCGGTCGCTGGTCCGGCTGGACGCGCCCACCGGGGACTTCCAGGCCAGCGCCACGCTCGCCATGCCGGGGGAGGTCAGCGTCGCGCTGGACACCCGTGGCTCGATCGACGTGGCCGCCGAGCGGGCCCGGCTCACCAAGGACCGGTCGGCCGCCGAGAAGGAGGCCGCGCAGGCGCGGGCGAAGCTGGACAACCCGGCCTTCGTCGGGAAGGCCCCGGAGCCGGTGGTGGCGAAGATCCGCGAACGGCTCGCCGTGGCCGAGGCCGACCTGATCCGGATCGACGCTGCCCTGGAGGCGCTGCCCTCGTGA
- a CDS encoding bifunctional folylpolyglutamate synthase/dihydrofolate synthase, producing MTDRTEFAAVDAALAARGFTRMHFELDRIEMLLDLLGSPQRAYPSIHLTGTNGKTSTARMIDSLLRAFGLHTGRYTSPHLETVRERISLDGEPVGEERFVATYREVEPLAELVDQRSAEPLTYFDLTTALAFATFADAPVDVAVVEVGLGGAEDATNVIQAGVAVLTPIALDHTEWLGDTIEDIALHKAGIIHSGATVICAAQEEEAARPILERCAEVGATVAREGAEFGVLRRAVAVGGQVLSIQGLGGVYDEVFIPLHGAHQAQNAALALAAVEAFLGAGARRQLDIEAVREGFAAASSPGRLEKVRTAPTVLLDGAHNPHGMAATVTALQEEFAFSKLVGVLAVLGDKDAASLLELLEPVLDSLVVTGNSSPRAMPVDELAELAREVFGPERVEVAEDMPDAIEAAIAEAESDVPGELSGVGVLITGSVVTVADARRLLKR from the coding sequence GTGACCGACCGCACCGAATTCGCCGCCGTCGACGCCGCCCTGGCCGCGCGCGGCTTCACTCGCATGCACTTCGAGCTGGACCGGATCGAGATGCTGCTCGACCTGCTCGGCAGCCCGCAGCGGGCGTACCCGTCGATTCACCTCACCGGGACCAACGGCAAGACCTCGACGGCCCGGATGATCGACTCGCTGCTGCGGGCCTTCGGGCTGCACACCGGGCGCTACACCAGCCCGCACCTGGAAACCGTCCGGGAGCGGATCAGCCTGGACGGCGAGCCGGTCGGCGAGGAGCGCTTCGTCGCCACGTACCGGGAGGTGGAGCCGCTGGCCGAGCTGGTCGACCAGCGGTCCGCGGAGCCGCTGACCTACTTCGACCTGACCACCGCGCTGGCGTTCGCGACGTTCGCCGACGCGCCGGTCGACGTCGCCGTGGTCGAGGTCGGTCTCGGCGGCGCCGAGGACGCCACCAACGTGATCCAGGCCGGGGTGGCCGTGCTCACCCCGATCGCGCTGGACCACACCGAGTGGCTCGGCGACACCATCGAGGACATCGCGCTGCACAAGGCCGGCATCATCCACTCCGGCGCCACCGTCATCTGCGCCGCACAGGAGGAGGAGGCCGCCCGGCCGATCCTGGAGCGCTGCGCCGAGGTGGGCGCCACCGTCGCGCGCGAGGGCGCGGAGTTCGGCGTGCTCCGCCGGGCGGTCGCGGTCGGCGGCCAGGTGCTCAGCATCCAGGGCCTCGGCGGGGTGTACGACGAAGTGTTCATCCCCCTGCACGGCGCCCACCAGGCGCAGAACGCGGCCCTGGCGCTCGCCGCCGTCGAGGCGTTCCTCGGCGCCGGGGCCCGGCGGCAGCTCGACATCGAGGCCGTCCGGGAGGGCTTCGCCGCGGCCAGCTCGCCCGGCCGGCTGGAGAAGGTCCGCACCGCCCCGACGGTTTTGCTCGACGGCGCGCACAACCCGCACGGGATGGCCGCCACGGTCACCGCGCTGCAGGAGGAGTTCGCGTTCAGCAAGCTGGTCGGCGTGCTGGCCGTGCTCGGCGACAAGGACGCCGCCAGCCTGCTGGAGCTCCTGGAGCCGGTGCTCGACTCGCTGGTGGTCACCGGCAACAGCTCGCCCCGCGCAATGCCGGTCGACGAGCTGGCCGAGCTGGCCCGGGAGGTCTTCGGACCGGAGCGGGTGGAGGTCGCCGAGGACATGCCGGACGCCATCGAGGCGGCGATCGCCGAGGCCGAGTCCGACGTGCCCGGCGAGCTGTCCGGGGTCGGCGTGCTGATCACCGGGTCGGTGGTGACCGTGGCCGACGCCCGCCGGCTGCTGAAGCGATGA
- a CDS encoding DUF4233 domain-containing protein, protein MTGQVEEGPGGTGRPADGPDVGAVPAAGAGGAERAAEGPDAGAPEPAQRRSGLRNPEKAVRGLGAGTLALEALVLLLAIQPIRLVGGDLGGAAMAAIVALAVACVVLAGRMGRPWAWHAGSLLQGLLMLSGLLHWSLLVLGVIFALVWAYALHVRRVILG, encoded by the coding sequence ATGACCGGCCAGGTGGAGGAGGGTCCGGGCGGCACCGGCCGGCCCGCTGACGGACCGGACGTCGGAGCCGTGCCGGCGGCCGGTGCCGGCGGGGCGGAACGGGCGGCCGAGGGGCCGGATGCGGGCGCGCCCGAGCCCGCGCAGCGGCGGTCCGGGCTGCGGAACCCGGAGAAGGCGGTGCGCGGGCTCGGCGCCGGCACGCTGGCCCTGGAGGCCCTGGTGCTGCTGCTCGCCATCCAGCCGATCCGGTTGGTCGGCGGGGACCTCGGCGGCGCCGCCATGGCGGCGATCGTGGCCTTGGCCGTGGCCTGCGTCGTGCTCGCCGGCCGGATGGGGCGGCCGTGGGCCTGGCACGCGGGCAGCCTGCTGCAGGGCCTGCTGATGCTCTCGGGCCTGCTGCACTGGTCGCTGCTGGTGCTCGGCGTCATCTTCGCCCTGGTGTGGGCCTACGCCCTGCACGTCCGCCGGGTCATCCTCGGCTGA